The sequence CAGGCCGATCTCTTCCTCATCGGTGACGCCGATCCCGCCGAACATCTGCACGGCCTCGTTGCCGATCAGGTGGATCGCGTCGGAGACGCGCGCCTTGGCGATGCTCGCGAGCTGCGGCAGGTCGGCGCGGCCCTCGTCGATCGCGCGCAGCGCGTCGAGCACGATCGAGCGCGAGAGCTCGACCTCGACGAACATGTTCGCCGCGCGGTGCTTCAGCGCCTGGAACGAGCCGATCGGCACGCCGAACTGCTTGCGCTCCTTCAGGTAGGCGATCGTGCGCTCGAAGGCCTCCGCGAGCGTGCCGAGCATCTCGGCCGAGAGCCCCACCGCCGCAAGATCGAGCACGCGATCGAGCACGTCCGCGCCGCGCCCCTCGGCGCCGAGCAGGGCCGCGCGATCGAGCTCGACACCTTCGAAACCGAGGTTCGCGGCGTTGCGGCCGTCGACCATGATCGTGCGCGTGACCTCGAGCCCGCGCGCCGCCTTGGGCACGAGGAAGAGCGACAGGCCGTCGCGCTCTCCGGAGCTCCCGGAGGTCCGCGCGACCACGACGATCTGGTCCGCCACGTGCCCGTCGAGCACGAAGCTCTTGCGCCCGGTGAGGCGCCAGCCGCTCGCGCTCGCCTCGGCGCGCGTCGCGACCGCGTACGGCGCGTGGTGCGACCCTTCCTGGAGCGCGAGCGCGAGGATCCGCTCGCCTTTGGCGACGGCGGGCAGGATCTCCTTGCGCTGCAGCTCGTTGCCTCCGAGCAGGACGGCGTTCGCGCCGAGCAGCGAGGTCGCGACCAGCGGCGTCGCCGCGAGCGTGCGGCCGCACTCCTCGAGAACGATGCCGAGCTCGGCGTAGCCGAGCCCCGCGCCGCCGAGATCCTCGGGCAGGACGATGCTCGCCCAACCGAGCTCCGCCATCTGCTTCCACAGCGGGCGCGAGAAGCCGACCGGATCCTGCTCGTCGCGCAGGCGGCGCAGCTCCTTCACGGGCGAGTGCTCGGCGATGAACTCGCGCGCGGTGTTTCGCAGCAGCTCCTGCTCTTCCGAAAGTGCCAGTGACATGGTGGATTCCTCTCCGACCGCGCTCAGTCCGGAAGACCGAGAACGCGCTTTGCGATCACGTTGAGCTGCACTTCGGACGTCCCGCCCTCGATCGAGTTGCCCTTCGAGCGCAGCCACTCGCGCGTGGTGCCGAGCTCACGGGGATTGAAGCCGGCGCCCTCCCAGCCGAGCGCCTGCGAGCCGAGCACCTTCACGAGCAGCTCGCAGCGGCGCTTGTTCAGCTCGGTGCCGTAGAGCTTGAACATCGACGATGCCGCGCCCGGTCCCTGACCCGACTTCGCCTCGTCGCCGGAGCGGCGCAGAGACGTGACGAAGCAGCGCGTGTCCATCAGGTGCTGCGCGACGGAATCGCGGATCGCCGCGTCGGCGATGCGGCCGCCCTCGCTGCCGCAGTACTCCTTCGCGAGCTGCTCGAGCGACGCGGCGCTTCCCCCGCCGCCGCCCAGGCCCATTCCGGCGATCATCTCGCGCTCGTGCTGGAGCAGCGCCTTCGCGATCGTCCAGCCGCCGTCGACCTTCCCGACCAGGTTCTTCTTGGGGACTCTCACGTCCTGGAAGAACGTCTGGCAGAACGGCGAGGAGCCGCTGATCAGCTTGATCGGCGAGACCGAGACGCCCGGCGACGCCATGTCGAAGAGCAGGAAGCTGATTCCGTCGTGCTTGGGCGCGGTCGGGTTGGTGCGCACCAGGCAGAAGATCCAGTCCGCGTAGTTCGCGTAGGAGGTCCAGATCTTCTGGCCGTTCACCAGGTAGTGGTCGCCCTTGTCCTCGGCGCGCGTCTGCAGACCCGCCAGGTCGGAGCCGGCGCCGGGCTCGGAATAGCCCTGACACCAGCGGATCTCGCCGCGCACGATCTTCGGCAGGTGCTCGCGCTTCTGCTCCTCGTTTCCGTACTGGAGCAGCACGGGACCGAGCATGGTCAGGCCGAAGCTGTTCAGCGCCGGGCGGCAGTGCAGCCGGCGCAGCTCCTCGGCCAGCACGCGCGCCTCGGGCTTCGAGAGCCCGCCGCCGCCGTACTCCTTCGGCCAGGTCGGCGCCGTGAAGCCGCGCGCGGCCATGCGGTCGAGCCAGAGCTTCTCCTCGGGGTTCGTGTAGACCTTGTTGCGTCCGCCCCAGTTCACGTCTTCTTCGGAGCCGAGCGGCTTGCGCATCGACGGCGGGCAGTTCGCTTCGAGCCACTTGCCGATCTCGGCGCGAAACGTTTCGAGATTCTCCAAGGCGAGGTCCTCCGACGGGGCCA is a genomic window of Deltaproteobacteria bacterium containing:
- a CDS encoding acyl-CoA dehydrogenase → MSLALSEEQELLRNTAREFIAEHSPVKELRRLRDEQDPVGFSRPLWKQMAELGWASIVLPEDLGGAGLGYAELGIVLEECGRTLAATPLVATSLLGANAVLLGGNELQRKEILPAVAKGERILALALQEGSHHAPYAVATRAEASASGWRLTGRKSFVLDGHVADQIVVVARTSGSSGERDGLSLFLVPKAARGLEVTRTIMVDGRNAANLGFEGVELDRAALLGAEGRGADVLDRVLDLAAVGLSAEMLGTLAEAFERTIAYLKERKQFGVPIGSFQALKHRAANMFVEVELSRSIVLDALRAIDEGRADLPQLASIAKARVSDAIHLIGNEAVQMFGGIGVTDEEEIGLFLKRARVAELTLGDAAFHRARFAALAGF
- a CDS encoding acyl-CoA dehydrogenase codes for the protein MENLETFRAEIGKWLEANCPPSMRKPLGSEEDVNWGGRNKVYTNPEEKLWLDRMAARGFTAPTWPKEYGGGGLSKPEARVLAEELRRLHCRPALNSFGLTMLGPVLLQYGNEEQKREHLPKIVRGEIRWCQGYSEPGAGSDLAGLQTRAEDKGDHYLVNGQKIWTSYANYADWIFCLVRTNPTAPKHDGISFLLFDMASPGVSVSPIKLISGSSPFCQTFFQDVRVPKKNLVGKVDGGWTIAKALLQHEREMIAGMGLGGGGGSAASLEQLAKEYCGSEGGRIADAAIRDSVAQHLMDTRCFVTSLRRSGDEAKSGQGPGAASSMFKLYGTELNKRRCELLVKVLGSQALGWEGAGFNPRELGTTREWLRSKGNSIEGGTSEVQLNVIAKRVLGLPD